The Cytophagia bacterium CHB2 genome includes the window TAGCGGGGATCGCCCACCGTCATGAGATTGATGCCGATGCCGTAGAGCGCGGACAAATAAATGACGGCAAATTTTCCCAGTTCTTCCTTGTGTTTGTGCTTGAGAAGAAAATAAAGTTGATGAAGTAGCAACGCCAGCATGCCGAAGTAATAGATGTGATGTATGATTTGTAATGCCGCAAATCCCAATTTAAACCCCAAAGACTCGCCCGCCAGAATTCCGGAAACACCTTTAGTTTGGAAAATGATTTTGCCGAGATGATAGAGACTCCAGTCATTGCTGTGTGTCAGTGTGTTGACGGCCCAATCATCGCGGCCGAAGAGGTGCAATAATTTGAGAGGCAATAGTCTGAGCCATGAAAGCGGGTGGGTTTGAATCCAATACTTGGCTTCCTGCATCCAAAGCTCGCCTTTTTGGATATAGGTTTTGGAGTCCCCCTCGGGAATGAACCCAGGATTGCCCGGCTCAAAAACTTTTTTGTTGTACGCGCCGTTGGCAAACTCATTCGCGCCCATCAACAGGTTTGATGGCCCGGTGGTGGAGGTGAAAATGAAATCGCCAAAATAGCTTTTGGTGGTAAACCCCATGGCGGCAATCGTGAGAGAAAATCCCAGCAGGAGAGACATCATGCGGGCATGCTGCGCCTGGCAGCGTGTGCCGTGATACAAATAAATCGAGAGATAAGCGAGCAGTAAAGCCCAGCCGAACGGCCGCACGCCAGTCGCCAGCGCCAAAAAAGCGCCCGCCAAGCCGGCATCGCGTTTTTGAGTGCGTAGGTAAAAATGAAAGCTGGCCAGGCTCAATACACCGAACGCAAGCTCCGTGAGATTCAATAATACCAAGCCGAGATTGGTGAGATAACAAACATAGAGGATGACAGCGAGTCTTGCCCAGTTTTCTTGCGCCAGCAGTTGATTTGAAATCTTGTAAAGCAAAAACAATTGCAGAAAATTTAACACGAGGTTTGCAAGCAGGATGGTAGTCGTTGAGTTGTTTATGCTCAACAACCCGATCAAAAAATTAATGTAGAGTGGCGCCAAAATATAATCATCGAAACGATGATGCGGCAAGGGATATAGCCCGCCCGCTTCAAGGCATTCTCGCGCCAGCCGTAAATGTTCGAGGGAGTCGCTTTGAAAAGGCAGAGGGAGGAAAGTGATATAAAAAAGCTGAATACAAAAATAAATTACGAGCACGAGGGGAAGACGATTTGAGACGGACTCTAGATGATGAAACATGGCGCAATGTTTGTGTCGGCATGAACTCGTCGGGCCAATTCCGTTGCAACCCGAAAAATTTGGTCAAGGTTTGCCACCCGGCACTTCTTGTCACGAGAAAGTAGGCTGGCTGGCTGCCATTTTCAAGGCCAAACTTCTAACTCTACTCGTTTCACAATGAAAGCTGAGAAACACAAAACTGATAGTTTGATATTCCGGAGAATATCGCGAGAACAAATACACCGCCACAATCAACCTCACATAAAACACAAGACAGAGGCACAACTTTTTAGCAGAATCAATGAGCTCAACTTTAAGCTTGCCTTTTTTGGCATTTGTTGCTACCATAGGCCGGCCTGAGGAATAGGCTGGACCTCGGACCCGTTTCAAATGATGGCTTAACGAGTGACATTGCAAATAAGGATTACCCCTTGACCCGCGCGTTTGCCTACCTCGATAAAAGCAACCTCCCCATGATCGGCGTGGAATGGCGTGAGCCGAATTCACCGCAACCCTACACGACTTACAATTTCTCACGTGCATGGGATTTGTTCCGGCAGATCAAACTCAAAAACAAAGCGCCGCAATTCAATTTCCTGCAAGTGATGCTCGAAATGGATGTGTTTCACGCCGAAACGTTCGATGAAGTTTTCACGACGCTGCGGGAGTTCCGGCCGCTGCACGATTTGATTTTAAGCGAGCCGTATACGTTTCAGGTTCCGATCGCGCGACCGCAGAAGATACTTTGTATCGGGCGCAATTATCGCGAACATGCCGCGGAATTGAAAAACCCTTTGCCGAGTGAGCCGATTGTCTTTGGCAAATCGCCTTCGGCGATGATTCCGCACCAGGAGGCTGTGCGCCTGCCCAAAAATCTCGGCGCGATTCATCATGAAGCCGAGCTGGCCGTTGTTATCGGCAAAACGGGCGCAAATATTGCGGCCAACGCTGCGCGAGATTTCATCGCCGGTTATACCATTCTCAATGATGTCACCGCACGCGAGTTGCAGAAGAAAGATACCGCTGCCGGGTTGCCCTGGTTTCGCGCCAAAAATCTGGATACCTTTTGTCCCATCGGACCTTATCTCATTCCGGCCGGTTGTGTTGCCGATCCGCAAGCGCTCGAGCTCAAACTCACCATTAATGGCGAAACCCGCCAACGCGGCTCGACCGCGGATATGATTTTCCCCGTCACCGAATTGATCAGTTATCTCTCGCGTTTTTGTACGCTGCAACCTGGCGACATCATCGCCACGGGCACGCCGGAAGGCGTTGGCCCGCTGCAATCCGGCGATACCATGGTCGCGAGCATCACGGGTTTCGGCGATCTGGTGAATCCGGTTATCTAAAAAAGTGAGAAAAAATCCGCCGGTTCGTTTCAGGAGAAGTATGCCTTCCGGCATGCTAAGGATCGACAGTCAAATAACTTTCTCAATCTTCCACCGCGAATACACGCGAATCATCGCGAATTAAAAAGCATTAGCGGCCCTTCGCGTTGATTAGCGGTTTAAAGAAATAAATGACGATCCTAAGTATGTTATCGCTTCAATCCAAAATTTAATCAAGGAGGATTTCACATGAAGGAGGTTAAGTTGTTCGTGCTGGTCGCGGCGATTCTCGCTGCTGCTTTTGCAGAATCACCGGCGCAGCCCTCGTTGCGCAACAAGCCGCAAGTCATTCCGGGTGAAGTCATTATCAAATACAAAACACCGGGTGCGCGCAGCGCAACGATTCTTGCGGAAACCGGCATTTCTCAGGTCCGAGCCTTTGCAAACGATCAGTTTGTGCTGGGCAAGGTGGCGGCCGGGCGAAACATGGACGCGGTTTTGCAGGCCTGCCGGAATCAATCCGAGGTGGAATATGCCGAGCCGAATTACCGCCTGTACATCCTCGAAGAAACTCCGGCGATGCCGCCAGTTTTTCCGAACGATGATCGCTTCAGCGATTTGTATGCGATGCACCAATCAAACGATAATGACATCGATGCGCCGGAAGCCTGGGATATCACAACGGGTGATCCGGATCTTATCGTCGGCATCATTGACACCGGCATTGACTACAATCACGAAGATTTAAAGGATAATATCTGGATCAACCCCAGCGAAAGCGGCGCCAATTCCAACAACGGCGTTGATGACGATGGCAACGGCTATGTCGATGACTTTCGCGGCTGGAATTTTATTTTCAACACCAATGATCCTTACGACGATAACGACCATGGCACGCATTGCGCAGGCACGGTGGGCGCGGTGGGCAATAACGGCAAAGGCGTTGTCGGTGTAAATTGGCGCGTGAAGTTGATGGCCTTGAAGTTTTTGGGGCAAGACGGCTCGGGCAGCACGGCCGATGCCGCCGAAGCCATCATTTATGCCGCGAACAATGGCGCGAAAGTTCTCAGTAACAGTTGGGGCGGCGGTGAAGCTTCACGAACGCTGGAAGACGCCATCAAATACGCGGAGCAACGTGGCGCGATTTTCGTGGCGGCGGCCGGCAATGACGGTCTCAATAATGATAACACGTCGAGTTATCCTTCGAATTACACGGTGGCAAACGTGGTCGCCGTTGCCAGCTCTGATCGCAACGATAATCTGTCGAGTTTCTCGAACTATGGCCGTTCCTCTGTCGATCTTGCCGCGCCCGGTTCGAGCATCCTGAGTTGCCGGCCGTTGGGCCGCTATCAATTGTTGAGCGGCACCAGCATGGCGACTCCGCATGTTTCCGGCGCGTTCGCATTGGTGTGGGCCAAATATCCCACGTTAACAACGCAACAAGTTATCATTCGCGTGCTCGGCGGCGTTGAACGCAAATCGGCATTCCTCAATCGCATGGCAACCGGCGGCCGTTTGAATGTCGCGAATTCTCTCTCGACGAATCCGCTCATCGGTTTGACCACGGATTGGCGCAACACCACAAACACAGCCGGGCCATACACCGTGCAAACCGGTGTGGTCGATGACGGCAGCGTTGCAAGCGTGCGCCTGATTTACACCCTCAACGGCGGCGCCGCAGATACGTTGAATATGCCGTCAACCGGCGCGCCGGATATGTATGCTGCCAATATTCCGGGACAGCCGATGAACACCGTGATTAATTACATGGTGCTTGCTGCCGATAATCTTGGCAATCGCACGCTTGGTCCGACGTACAGTTTTTCGATCAGCAGTCAACCCGATCCCGGTGACGGCGGCGGCTGTTGCGGCAGCCAGGCGTTGTCGCTCAAGGGCGCGGATGCTTCCACGGAATTTGCGCTTGGCACTCCGCTGAATCTTGCCTTCTTCCTGATTCCGCTTTGGTTGCTGCGCCGGCGCAAACGCTAGTTTGGATTTGATGATCGACGATTGAGGATAGAAGAAATTGAAAACTCTTTAGATGAGTTTATAATCTCTATCCTCAATCCTCGATGTTATCCTCGATTTTCAACACTTCGACCAACAGGAGCTTTGGCTTTCATGTTGAGCGATACTTATCCCACCCTCGAAGCTATTCAGAAAAACCGCGAGCAATTGGGGAATCTCATCATTGAAACGCCCGTTTGGCAATGGCAGAGTCAGCGCGCACAGCGGTTGTTTGGCGAAAACACGGAAATTTTTTTCAAATTGGAATTATGGCAGCACACCGGAAGCTTCAAGCCGCGCGGCGCGCTTACCTCAATGTTTGCCTTATCGCCGGAACAACTGGCGCGCGGCGTGACGGCGGTGAGCGCCGGCAATCACGCCGCCGCTGTGGGTTATGCCGCCTCCGTCTTCAAGACCACGGCTAAAGTCGTCATGCCTCAGCGCTCGGATGCAACTCGTATCGCGCTGTGCAGGTCATACGGCGCAGAAGTGGTATTGGTCGATGATGTGCATGCTGCATTTGATGCGGTAAAGTTGATCGAGCAAGCGGAAGAGAGAACATTTATTCATCCGTTTGAAGGGCCTAAGGTGGCGTTGGGCACGGCAACCGTGGGCTGGGAGTTTTGCCGGCAATGCCCGGCACTCGATGCCGTCATAGTCCCGATTGGCGGCGGCGGGCTTTGCGCCGGCATTGCTGCGGCCGTGAAACAAATGCTTCCGAATTGCCAGGTATTTGGCGTCGAACCGTTGGGCGCGGATTCGATGCATCGCAGTTTCGCCTCCGGCAAGCCTGAGGCCATTGAAAAAGTCACGACAATTGCCGATAGTCTTGGCGCACCGCATGCCGCGCCTTACAGTTTTGCATTATGCCGGAAATTCGTTGATGAATTGGTTCGCGTCGATGATGATCAGTTGTGCGAGTCGCTGTATTTGCTTTATCGCGACATGAAATTGGCGGTTGAGCCGGCGGGCGCAGCCTCAACGGCGGCATTGCTCGGGCCGCTGCGCCAAAAGCTTGCGGGCAGGAAAGTGGGGTTAATCGTTTGCGGCGCAAATTTGGCAACGCAAAAGTTTGCGGAATATCTGCAACGCGGCGAAACGATTTTTACTTCCAAATTTTGAAAGCAACAGTCAATAGTGATCTGACCGCCATTTTTGTTTACAAGGCATGCACAAATGAATTGGCCGGCAAAGCTAATAACAAATCCCACCCTTTCACTCTTCGTTTTTCTCCTGTTTGATCTCGCCCCAATTTATGCGCAGATGCCTTCCCCGCAGGCCGTCTTCGGTTTTCAAATGGGCGCCGACCGTAAACTCGTCGATTGGAAAGAAATCACGCATTACTTTGAAATGCTCGATAGAAGCAGCGAGCGCGTGCAAGTCGTCGAATTTGGCAAGAGTACCGAAGGCCGGCCCATGATCATGGCCGTCATTACCTCGGCGCAGAATTTTCGTCGTATGCAGGATATTCTGCGCATCCAAGCGGCGTTGGCGGACCCGCGCAAAATGCCGCAAGACTCTCTCGAAAATTTTGTGCAACGCGGCCGCACCGTTGTGATGCTGAGTTGCAGTATTCACAGCACGGAGATTGCAGCGTCCCAGATGTCGCTGGAATTGGCGCATCATCTCGCTTCAAACAATGACGCGGCGACACTTGAAATTCTCAATAACGTCGTCACACTGTTGGTGCCCTCGCCGAATCCCGATGGCATTCAACTCGTGGTCGATTGGTATGAAAAGCAGCTCGGTACGCCCTATGAAGGCAGCGCGCCGCCGTGGCTTTATCAAAGCTACGCCGGCCACGATAACAATCGTGATTGGTTCATGCTCAATCTCGCGGAAACCCGCGCCCTCACAGCTTTGCTTTATCACAAATGGTTTCCACAGATCGTTTATGATTTGCATCAAATGGGCCGCAACGGACCGCGTTTCGTCATTCCGCCGTTTTATGAAGTCTCGCATCCCAATATCGATCCTCTCATTTTGCGCGAGATTATGATGATTGGCGGCCATATGTCGACCGATCTCGCCGCGGCCGGCTTTACCGGCATTGCGACTGAAGCGATTTATGACATGTGGTGGCACGGCGGCATGCGCACCGCGCCTTATTATCACAACACCGTCGGCTTGCTGAGCGAGGCCGCCAGCGTAAAAATCGCGACGCCCATCACATTGCGGCCTGAGGAGCTGACCAGCGCCGGGCGCGGTTTGCAAAATGTGCGTGAATTTCAAACGAATTTTCCCGAGCCGTGGCCCGGCGGCGCGTGGCGGCTGCGCGACATTGTTGATCTCAATCTCACCGCCTGCAATTCCGTGTTGACTTTGGCGGCGCGCTATCGTGATCTCTGGCTGAGGAATTTCTATCACGTTGGATTGCGCGCCATTAATAAAGGCCGGCAAGAGCAGCCGGCAGCTTACCTCATTCCACGCGAGCAAACCGATCCGGCGGCAGCGCAGAAGATGCTCGATATTTTGTTGTGGCAGGGCACGGAAATTCTGCGCGCGCGCGAAAGCTTTGTCGCCGAGGGTATGCGTTTTCCTGCGGGCGCTTGCGTGATTGATTTGCGCCAGCCCTATCGCGCGAATATTGTCACCCTCATGGAAAAACAGAATTATCCCATCCGGCGTTCCTCGCCGGAGGCAGCGCCGGAGCGCCCGTACGATGTAACGGGATGGACATTGCCCCTGCAAATGGGCGTTGAAGTGATGGCGCTGGAAAAAAGTTTTGATGTTGCAGCGGACACGATGAATTTCTTCACGATGCCATCTGCTGCAAGAATCTTCTTCTCTGTTGAGTCTTCTCATTCCAATTTGAGCGAGGCGCAGTACTACCTTTTCTCCTCGAGCAATTCCGACGCCTATCTTCTGATCAATCGTTTGTTCGATAAAGGCAAGTCAATTTATTGGAATACAAAAGCGTTCTCCGATCAGGGGCAGGCATATCCTGCGGGCCAGTTTCTTGTACCGCGTGCACAGCTTCAAGCGAATGAATTAAAAAAACTCGCCGGAGATTTGACGCTTGCAGTCGTGCCGGTAACATCTTCATCATTTCCGACGCAACGGTTACAGCAGCCGCGGGTGGCGGTTTATCGCAGTTATGTTCCAGCCGAAGACGAAGGTTGGACGCGTTATGTATTGGATGATTTTGCATTCAAACATCAAACGCTGTGGGACGCTGATCTGCGCGCCGGTGATATTGCAGAAAATTTCGATGCGATTATTATTCCGGATCAGGCTGATAGCGTGATCCTGCACGGCCACATTGCGCAGGCGCGTGATAACCGTCAGGTTTATCCGCCAGAATTTTGCGGCGGCCTTGGCCAAGTCGGTTT containing:
- a CDS encoding threonine/serine dehydratase, yielding MLSDTYPTLEAIQKNREQLGNLIIETPVWQWQSQRAQRLFGENTEIFFKLELWQHTGSFKPRGALTSMFALSPEQLARGVTAVSAGNHAAAVGYAASVFKTTAKVVMPQRSDATRIALCRSYGAEVVLVDDVHAAFDAVKLIEQAEERTFIHPFEGPKVALGTATVGWEFCRQCPALDAVIVPIGGGGLCAGIAAAVKQMLPNCQVFGVEPLGADSMHRSFASGKPEAIEKVTTIADSLGAPHAAPYSFALCRKFVDELVRVDDDQLCESLYLLYRDMKLAVEPAGAASTAALLGPLRQKLAGRKVGLIVCGANLATQKFAEYLQRGETIFTSKF
- a CDS encoding fumarylacetoacetate hydrolase family protein produces the protein MDVFHAETFDEVFTTLREFRPLHDLILSEPYTFQVPIARPQKILCIGRNYREHAAELKNPLPSEPIVFGKSPSAMIPHQEAVRLPKNLGAIHHEAELAVVIGKTGANIAANAARDFIAGYTILNDVTARELQKKDTAAGLPWFRAKNLDTFCPIGPYLIPAGCVADPQALELKLTINGETRQRGSTADMIFPVTELISYLSRFCTLQPGDIIATGTPEGVGPLQSGDTMVASITGFGDLVNPVI
- a CDS encoding peptidase M14; translated protein: MNWPAKLITNPTLSLFVFLLFDLAPIYAQMPSPQAVFGFQMGADRKLVDWKEITHYFEMLDRSSERVQVVEFGKSTEGRPMIMAVITSAQNFRRMQDILRIQAALADPRKMPQDSLENFVQRGRTVVMLSCSIHSTEIAASQMSLELAHHLASNNDAATLEILNNVVTLLVPSPNPDGIQLVVDWYEKQLGTPYEGSAPPWLYQSYAGHDNNRDWFMLNLAETRALTALLYHKWFPQIVYDLHQMGRNGPRFVIPPFYEVSHPNIDPLILREIMMIGGHMSTDLAAAGFTGIATEAIYDMWWHGGMRTAPYYHNTVGLLSEAASVKIATPITLRPEELTSAGRGLQNVREFQTNFPEPWPGGAWRLRDIVDLNLTACNSVLTLAARYRDLWLRNFYHVGLRAINKGRQEQPAAYLIPREQTDPAAAQKMLDILLWQGTEILRARESFVAEGMRFPAGACVIDLRQPYRANIVTLMEKQNYPIRRSSPEAAPERPYDVTGWTLPLQMGVEVMALEKSFDVAADTMNFFTMPSAARIFFSVESSHSNLSEAQYYLFSSSNSDAYLLINRLFDKGKSIYWNTKAFSDQGQAYPAGQFLVPRAQLQANELKKLAGDLTLAVVPVTSSSFPTQRLQQPRVAVYRSYVPAEDEGWTRYVLDDFAFKHQTLWDADLRAGDIAENFDAIIIPDQADSVILHGHIAQARDNRQVYPPEFCGGLGQVGLRNLRRFVESGGSLLVFDSATKLFIDAWALPAVNVLESLKGSQFSAPGSILRGLVDAEHPVIYGLPREVALFFANSPAFKLYDRQAVSLIAYPQQNPLLSGWLQGHSELHGKTALAEIALGRGRVLLFGFRPQHRGQTWGTFKLVFNSLLYAAAEISAADNPASSVE